One window of Gemmatimonadota bacterium genomic DNA carries:
- a CDS encoding PfkB family carbohydrate kinase, protein MTLKTLNHILSKFRNLAILVIGDYFLDRYLITDPDLAETSIETGLEAHQIVAIRNQPGAAGTITSNLCALGIGHIYALGIIGRDGQGYDLKQGLRATGVDITHLIETPDRFTPTYTKPINKKTGAEMERLDIKNRTPLPLDLENQLIKTLHNLLPLVDGVIALDQVQEPNCGVLTDRVIAELASLSKTHPNTVCFADSRTRITNFKNIILKANRDEAIHATGERDLNQCARIFSQRTGKPVFITLGPDGILVANNENLTHIPGIKVPSPIDIVGAGDSVSASVVSALCASASLSDAAQIGVLASSITIQQIGTTGTASPEQIAKRFRDTQTS, encoded by the coding sequence ATGACCCTCAAGACCCTGAACCACATCCTTTCCAAATTCCGCAACCTCGCCATCCTCGTCATCGGCGACTACTTCCTCGACCGCTATCTCATCACCGACCCCGACCTCGCCGAAACATCCATCGAAACTGGCCTTGAAGCGCACCAAATAGTCGCCATTCGCAACCAGCCCGGCGCAGCCGGCACCATCACCTCCAACCTCTGCGCCCTCGGCATTGGACACATCTATGCCCTGGGCATAATCGGTCGCGACGGTCAGGGCTATGACCTCAAACAGGGATTGCGCGCCACGGGTGTAGATATCACCCACCTCATCGAAACACCCGACCGCTTTACCCCGACTTATACCAAACCCATAAACAAAAAAACAGGCGCTGAAATGGAACGCCTGGACATAAAAAATCGAACGCCACTACCCCTCGACCTCGAAAATCAACTCATCAAAACCCTGCACAACCTCCTCCCCCTCGTAGATGGCGTCATAGCCCTCGACCAGGTACAGGAACCCAACTGCGGTGTACTCACAGATCGCGTCATCGCCGAACTCGCAAGCCTCTCCAAAACCCATCCCAACACCGTCTGCTTTGCCGACTCCCGCACCCGCATCACCAACTTCAAAAATATCATCCTCAAAGCCAACCGCGACGAAGCCATACACGCCACAGGAGAACGCGACCTCAACCAATGTGCCCGCATCTTTTCTCAGCGCACCGGCAAACCCGTCTTCATCACCCTTGGGCCCGACGGCATTCTCGTTGCCAACAACGAAAACCTCACGCATATTCCCGGTATAAAAGTTCCATCCCCCATCGACATTGTGGGCGCAGGCGACAGCGTCTCCGCATCCGTGGTCTCCGCACTTTGTGCCAGCGCATCACTATCCGACGCTGCCCAAATCGGCGTATTAGCCTCATCTATCACCATACAACAAATCGGCACAACCGGCACAGCCTCGCCCGAACAGATCGCAAAGCGATTTCGAGACACCCAAACGTCTTAA